A DNA window from Danio aesculapii chromosome 14, fDanAes4.1, whole genome shotgun sequence contains the following coding sequences:
- the LOC130240762 gene encoding uncharacterized protein LOC130240762 — protein sequence MSKHINFQTVIKMDQRLLLRVIIAEDDIRKLTLNKRPQSIEEFKVQLVDKLSLQYDFKLQYEDQDFNNALCNLTEITDLPERATVKIIPLVTLHLTALSSPTTTSDTEGSTADTEILSPVGASPSLRQQWPEFFDIPNFSVDIEYRLRQADLAYMKDETHMTLPRDMKHDILEKLAETMYSFKAYPDDDDFSSVAKALISKHPCLTEPGPHRWYGWKNSLKFKMANYRTKLRKAGCEDVAINGGKRSKGNPEGESSSKNIKRPRRGEANYLPNLPEGHDETSLENARMVLVEEMKKKQPNGTLISQMMDQSFPLRRQEIVKKVPAVQNMVERWPALFIERQVFAEFNRIASKNLEGDFFEALDQYAPRYIELFKTKKGTIGQKLRELMQHMSWMANTRRHSTSLCCPQRHSHFTR from the exons ATGTCTAAGCACATAA attttcaaacagtTATCAAAATGGACCAGAGGTTGTTACTGAGAGTCATCATCGCTGAAGATGATATAAGGAAGTTGACTTTAAATAAGAGACCACAGTCCATTGAAGAATTCAAAGTGCAACTGGTGGATAAACTGTCACTGCAGTATGACTTTAAACTGCAGTATGAAGATCAAGACTTCAATAATGCCCTCTGCAATTTGACTGAAATAACTGATTTACCTGAAAGAGCTACAGTCAAAATCATCCCTCTTGTGACTCTCCATTTAACAGCATTGTCATCACCCACCACAACATCAGACACTGAGGGCAGCACAGCAGACACTGAGATCCTTTCGCCTGTAGGAGCATCACCATCGCTAAGACAACAGTGGCCAGAGTTCTTTGACATACCCAATTTCTCAGTAGATATTGAGTATAGGCTCAGACAGGCAGATCTTGCCTATATGAAAGATGAAACACATATGACTCTACCACGAGATATGAAGCATGACATACTAGAAAAGCTTGCTGAGACGATGTACAGTTTCAAGGCTTACCCTGACGATGATGACTTCAGCAGTGTTGCAAAAGCACTGATTAGCAAACACCCCTGCCTCACTGAGCCTGGACCACACAGATGGTATGGCTGGAAAAATAGCCTTAAATTTAAGATGGCCAATTATCGCACAAAGCTTCGAAAAGCTGGATGTGAGGATGTAGCAATCAATGGAGGCAAAAGAAGTAAAGGCAACCCAGAGGGAGAATCCTCAAGCAAGAATATCAAGCGGCCAAGAAGAGGTGAAGCAAACTACCTGCCTAACTTACCTGAAGGACATGATGAAACAAGTCTAGAAAATGCCAGAATGGTTCTAGTggaagaaatgaagaaaaaacaacCAAATGGCACTCTCATTTCACAAATGATGGACCAATCATTCCCACTACGCAGACAAGAAATTGTAAAAAAGGTGCCTGCTGTACAGAACATGGTTGAACGATGGCCAGCACTCTTCATAGAGAGACAG GTGTTTGCTGAGTTTAATAGAATCGCCAGTAAAAATCTTGAGGGAGACTTCTTTGAGGCTCTGGACCAGTATGCCCCACGTTACATTGaacttttcaaaacaaaaaagggaACTATTGGCCAGAAACTCAGGGAGCTGATGCAGCACATGAGCTGGATGGCAA ACACCAGACGTCACAGTACTTCGCTCTGTTGTCCTCAAAGGCATTCCCATTTTACTCGGTGA